In Naumovozyma castellii chromosome 1, complete genome, one DNA window encodes the following:
- the RDI1 gene encoding Rdi1p (ancestral locus Anc_7.303), which yields MASETPDFQQFEDEQPSDDYKVSAKKTVDEYKKLDAGDESLAKWKESLGLGQDVLPLEFEGDKRKVVIQKIQLLVNNETPITFDLTNEKTIKELASKRYKIKENAIYKLKITFKVQHEIITGLRYVQYIKKAGIAVDKIDDHLGSYAPNTKGKPYYEVELPESEAPSGFLVRGNYSAVSKFIDDDKKTHLTLNWGVEIVKK from the coding sequence AGATGAACAACCAAGCGATGATTACAAAGTCTCCGCCAAAAAGACAGTCGACgaatataagaaattaGATGCAGGAGATGAATCTTTGGCTAAATGGAAAGAATCATTGGGTCTGGGACAGGATGTTTTGCCTCTGGAGTTTGAAGGTGATAAGAGAAAGGTGGTTATTCAGAAGATTCAATTATTGgtaaataatgaaactcCAATTACTTTTGATTTGACTAATGAAAAGACAATCAAGGAATTAGCATCCAAACGTTACAAGATCAAAGAAAACGCAATttataaattgaaaattacTTTCAAAGTACAACACGAAATCATAACAGGTTTGAGATATGTTCAATACATTAAAAAAGCCGGTATCGCTGTCgataaaattgatgatCATTTAGGGTCTTATGCGCCAAATACAAAGGGTAAGCCCTATTATGAAGTTGAACTTCCTGAAAGTGAAGCACCCAGTGGATTCTTGGTTAGAGGTAACTATAGTGCGGTGTCTAAGTTCATCGATGATGATAAGAAAACTCATTTAACATTAAACTGGGGTGTTGAAATTGtcaagaaataa
- the ARF2 gene encoding Arf family GTPase ARF2 (ancestral locus Anc_7.307): MGLYASKLFSNLFGNKEMRILMVGLDGAGKTTVLYKLKLGEVITTIPTIGFNVETVQYKNISFTVWDVGGQDRIRSLWRHYYRNTEGVIFVVDSNDRSRIGEAREVMQRMLNEDELRNAVWLVFANKQDLPEAMSAAEITEKLGLHSIRNRPWFIQATCATSGEGLYEGLEWLSNNLKNQS, from the coding sequence ATGGGTTTGTATGCTTCAAAATTGTTCTCTAACTTGTTTGGTAACAAGGAAATGCGTATTTTAATGGTGGGTCTTGATGGTGCTGGTAAGACCACTGTTCTTTACAAGTTGAAATTAGGTGAAGTTATTACAACTATTCCAACTATTGGTTTCAATGTTGAAACTGTGCAATATAAGAACATCTCCTTTACCGTATGGGATGTCGGTGGACAAGATAGAATTAGATCTCTATGGAGACATTACTACAGAAACACTGAGGGTGTTatctttgttgttgattcCAATGACAGATCTCGTATTGGTGAAGCTAGAGAAGTTATGCAAAGAATGcttaatgaagatgaattgagAAATGCAGTTTGGTTAGTTTTTGCTAACAAACAAGATTTGCCAGAGGCTATGTCTGCTGCAGAAATCACCGAAAAGTTAGGATTACACTCTATTAGAAATCGTCCATGGTTCATTCAAGCTACTTGTGCGACATCTGGTGAAGGGTTATACGAAGGTTTGGAATGGTTAAGtaacaatttgaaaaaccaATCCTAA
- the RGT2 gene encoding glucose sensor (ancestral locus Anc_7.309), which yields MNGILAMKDVQTHQYDHEKNNENPTHLVNRGIKLRQEPQNGSSGSLSDLQQTTFQFQYSKNLQSLQNMMSSIDDATHDEEHTFRISNTMESLSEDVSQILMEPLPMRSNVMSFLVGAFVAVGGFLFGYDTGLINSLTDMAYVKSHLAPNHHFFTNEQMSIVVSFLSLGTFFGALTAPVIADSYGRKATIMFSTAVIFSIGNSLQVASSGWKLLIIGRVVSGLGIGLISAVVPLYQAEAAKKNLRGAIISTYQCAITLGLLVSSAVSQGTQHINNPASYRIPIGLQYVWSSFLAIGMIFLPESPRYYVMKDDIDRAAKSLSFLRGVPIQDPRLLEELVEIKATYDYEASFGPSSIWDCFKSSENRPKQVLRMFTGIAIQTFQQFSGINFIFYYGVTFFSKTGVNKSYMVSLITYAVNVAFNIPGMFLVEYLGRRKILLFGGIVVTASNFVIAGVGCRMDSVVANKVMIAFICLFIASFSATWSGAVWVISAELYPLGVRSKCTAICAAANWLVNFICALITPYIVNSGSESTMGANIFFIWGSLNALGVVCVFFTVYETSGLTLEEIDELYRESANCFGSIAWNKKIRERPVNRPLFKFPSRTPSLTPSVTSNVNYAAKNEGISKTSSIENANNVETSCSTSSLDMLTPIDPTEVQNNYVDLGNGLELNAYNRGPPSFLTASSDDEEEDNNDEPYSGGRGSFSTKSKENKYMDNVNIYMAQLIDSASNTSASNTTDTSLHLRHLSSNVSTTSRFADVNEDLESHTDQHSTTLPIHLSTLSPDEGHTSETSSIDASSLNI from the coding sequence ATGAACGGAATCTTGGCCATGAAAGATGTACAGACCCATCAATACGATCATGAGAAAAATAACGAGAATCCGACACACCTAGTGAACAGAGGGATAAAACTCCGACAAGAACCCCAGAATGGATCTTCAGGATCATTATCAGACTTACAACAAACAAcattccaatttcaatattccaaaaatttacAATCTTTACAAAATATGATGAGCTCTATCGACGATGCTACGCATGATGAAGAACACACATTTCGAATATCAAACACAATGGAATCATTGTCGGAGGATGTATCCCAAATCCTCATGGAACCACTTCCGATGAGGTCGAATGTGATGTCCTTTCTTGTTGGTGCATTCGTTGCTGTTGGTGGCTTTTTGTTTGGCTACGACACTGGGTTAATTAATAGTTTAACTGATATGGCATATGTTAAGTCGCATCTGGCACCGAACCATCATTTCTTTACAAATGAACAGATGTCCATTGTAGTTTCCTTCCTATCTTTAGGTACGTTTTTCGGTGCGTTGACGGCACCAGTTATTGCTGATTCATATGGGAGAAAGGCGACTATAATGTTTAGTACTGCAGTTATTTTCTCCATTGGTAATTCATTACAAGTTGCATCCTCAGGTTGGAAACTATTAATCATAGGTAGAGTCGTTTCAGGGCTAGGTATAGGATTAATATCGGCAGTGGTCCCATTATACCAGGCAGAAGCCGCCAAGAAAAACCTTAGAGGTGCAATTATTTCTACATATCAATGTGCCATTACGTTGGGGCTGCTAGTTTCGAGTGCTGTCTCTCAGGGTACACAACATATAAATAATCCTGCATCCTATCGAATACCTATTGGGCTACAATATGTCTGGTCAAGTTTCTTGGCTATAGGGATGATATTTTTACCAGAAAGCCCAAGATATTACGTTATGAAGGATGATATAGATAGGGCTGCTAAATCCTTATCATTCTTAAGAGGTGTTCCTATTCAAGATCCAAGATTACTCGAAGAACTTGTGGAAATAAAAGCAACTTATGACTACGAGGCATCATTCGGACCATCATCTATATGGGACTGTTTTAAATCAAGTGAAAATAGACCAAAGCAGGTGTTAAGAATGTTTACTGGTATTGCTATCCAAACCTTTCAACAATTTTCAGGCATTAACTTTATATTTTACTACGGAGTTACGTTTTTTAGTAAGACAGGTGTCAATAAAAGCTATATGGTGTCACTCATAACCTATGCGGTAAACGTTGCATTTAATATTCCAGGGATGTTTTTAGTGGAATATCTTGGTAGAAGGAAGATTCTATTATTTGGTGGTATAGTTGTGACTGCCTCGAATTTCGTAATCGCAGGTGTTGGTTGTCGAATGGATTCTGTCGTAGCTAATAAAGTTATGATTGCATTTATTTGCTTATTTATTGCGTCTTTTTCAGCTACATGGAGTGGAGCCGTTTGGGTTATATCTGCCGAACTCTACCCTTTAGGCGTTCGCTCAAAATGTACTGCTATATGTGCTGCTGCAAATTGGCTAGTAAATTTTATTTGTGCATTAATAACACCGTATATTGTTAATTCCGGTTCTGAATCGACTATGGGTGCcaacatattttttatctGGGGTTCTCTAAATGCTCTCGGTGTCGTTTGTGTTTTCTTTACTGTGTATGAGACAAGCGGATTGACCTTGgaggaaattgatgaaCTTTATAGGGAATCAGCTAATTGTTTTGGATCAATCGCTTGGAACAAAAAGATCAGAGAAAGACCAGTAAATAGGCcacttttcaaatttccaaGTAGGACACCCTCACTGACACCATCTGTAACTTCTAACGTGAACTATGCTGCTAAAAATGAAGGTATTTCTAAAACCagttcaattgaaaatgcAAATAATGTTGAAACCAGTTGTTCTACCTCAAGTCTCGATATGCTTACCCCAATTGATCCTACCGAGGTTCAGAATAATTATGTCGACCTTGGCAATGGTTTGGAGCTAAATGCATATAACAGAGGGCCACCATCTTTTCTTACAGCTTCaagtgatgatgaagaagaagataataatgacgAACCATACAGTGGAGGACGAGGGTCTTTTTCAACGAAGagtaaagaaaataaatacaTGGATAACGtcaatatatatatggCGCAACTAATTGACAGCGCATCCAATACCAGTGCCAGCAATACCACTGACACGAGTTTACATTTACGACACTTGTCTTCCAACGTCAGTACAACCTCTAGATTTGCAGATGTTAACGAAGATTTAGAGTCTCACACAGATCAACACTCAACAACATTACCTATACACTTGTCCACCTTATCTCCTGATGAAGGACACACTTCAGAAACATCAAGCATCGATGCGTCATCtctaaatatataa
- the SCM3 gene encoding Scm3p (ancestral locus Anc_7.312): MKQSKKKKSKNLALKSLHSALRGLLDDPKFQYGNPSKLIKPPPREKEDKVEKKKRKHHITKERKRILSVGGGFDLRDDDQHDYFNENESLTRKNGIIYIKSRENVLIPKLTDDEVMERHKKADETMKEVWTNIINKYESMKNQGDLINLQTGEIIEDNGHIKGLNHEYTNTETVETRYKSTLKDILDINDGDELDDEYSIWQGEEERGIEDDMGDLEENNSGE; the protein is encoded by the coding sequence ATGAAacaatcaaagaaaaagaaatccAAGAACCTGGCTTTAAAATCCCTGCACAGTGCCCTTAGAGGATTACTAGATGATCCTAAATTCCAATATGGTAATCCTTCCAAACTGATAAAGCCACCACCAAGGGAGAAGGAAGATAAagtggaaaagaaaaagagaaaacaCCATATTAcgaaagaaagaaagagaattcTTAGCGTTGGTGGAGGATTTGACCTAAGGGACGATGATCAACATGACTATTTCAATGAGAATGAATCTCTTACCAGAAAGAATGGAATCATTTATATTAAATCCAGGGAGAACGTTTTGATTCCCAAACTAAccgatgatgaagttatGGAACGCCATAAGAAGGCTGATGAGACCATGAAAGAAGTATGGACAAACATCATTAATAAGTATGAATCGATGAAGAATCAAGGTGATCTAATAAATCTACAAACGGGAGAAATTATAGAAGATAATGGTCACATAAAAGGCTTAAATCATGAATATACAAATACCGAAACTGTAGAAACGAGATACAAAAGTACTTTAAAGGATATCCTAGATATCAACGATGGTGATGAACtagatgatgaatataGTATATGGCAAGGTGAAGAAGAGAGGggaattgaagatgatatgGGCGACCTTGAGGAAAATAATAGCGGAGAGTGA
- the RPO21 gene encoding DNA-directed RNA polymerase II subunit RPB1 (ancestral locus Anc_7.314) — protein MVSEQYSSAPLRTVKEVQFGLFSPEEVRGISVAKIRFPETMDETQTRAKIGGLNDPRLGSIDRNLKCQTCQEGMNECPGHFGHIDLAKPVFHVGFIAKIKKVCESVCMHCGKLLLDEHNEQMRQAMAIKDSKKRFNAVWTLCKTKMICETDVPSDDDPTTLISRGGCGNAQPSIRKDGLKLVGSWKKEKNTSDGDEPEQRVLSTEEILNIFKHISPEDSTRMGFSEEFARPEWMILCVLPVPPPPVRPSISFNESQRGEDDLTFKLADILKANISLETLEHNGAPHHAIEEAESLLQFHVATYMDNDIAGQPQALQKSGRPVKSIRARLKGKEGRIRGNLMGKRVDFSARTVISGDPNLELDQVGVPKSIARTLTYPEVVTPYNIDRLTQLVRNGPNEHPGAKYVIRDNGDRIDLRYSKRAGDIQLQYGWKVERHIMDDDPVLFNRQPSLHKMSMMAHRVKVIPYSTFRLNLSVTSPYNADFDGDEMNLHVPQSEETRAELSQLCAVPLQIVSAQSNKPCMGIVQDTLCGIRKLTLRDTFIEFDQVLNMLYWVPDWDGVIPTPAVLKPKPLWTGKQVLSAAIPKGIHLQRFDEGTTLLSPKDNGMLVIDGQIIFGVVDKKTVGSSSGGLIHVVTREKGPTICARLFGNIQKIVNFWLLHNGFSTGIGDTIADGQTIKEITETIAEAKKKVEDVTKEAQANLLTAKHGMTLRESFEDNVVRFLNEARDKAGRLAEVNLNDLNNVKQMVSAGSKGSFINIAQMSACVGQQSVEGKRIGFGFVDRTLPHFSKDDYSPESKGFVENSYLRGLTPQEFFFHAMGGREGLIDTAVKTAETGYIQRRLVKALEDIMVHYDGTTRNSLGNVIQFIYGEDGIDAAHIEKQTLDTIGGSDVAFERRYRIDLLNPEHSLDPTLLESGSEIAGDLKLQALLDEEYKQLVEDRRFLREIFVDGESNWPLPVNIRRIIQNAQQTFRIDHSKPSDLTIRDIVFGIKELQEHLLVLRGKSEIIEKAQSDAITLFCCLVRSRLATRRILQEYKLTKQAFQWVLNNVESQFLRSVVHPGEMVGVLAAQSIGEPATQMTLNTFHFAGVASKKVTSGVPRLKEILNVAKNMKTPSLTVYLKDGYSSDQEKAKFIRSAIEHTTLKSITVASEIYYDPDPRSTVIPEDDEIIQLHFSLMDDETEQSLDRQSPWLLRLELDRAAMNDKDLTMGQVGERIKETFKNDLFVIWSEDNAEKLIIRCRVVRPKSLDAETEAEEDHMLKKIENTMLENITLRGVENIERVVMMKYDRKVPSATGEYEKVPEWVLETDGVNLSEVMTVPGIDATRIYTNSFIDIMEVLGIEAGRAALYREVYNVIASDGSYVNYRHMALLVDVMTTQGGLTSVTRHGFNRASTGALMRCSFEETVEILFEAGASAELDDCRGVSENVLLGQMAPIGTGAFDVMIDEESLVKYMPEQKITELEDEQDGGATPYSNESGLVNTEIDVKDEMMFSPLVDSGTTEAMDGGFTEYGGVSSPFGAYGDGPSSPGFGDVSSPGFSPTSPAYSPTSPSYSPTSPSYSPTSPSYSPTSPSYSPTSPSYSPTSPSYSPTSPSYSPTSPSYSPTSPSYSPTSPSYSPTSPSYSPTSPSYSPTSPSYSPTSPSYSPTSPSYSPTSPSYSPTSPSYSPTSPSYSPTSPTYSPTSPSYSPNAGNYSPGSPANSPNEEEKKDKNKNEDSS, from the coding sequence ATGGTTAGTGAACAATATTCAAGTGCTCCTCTACGTACAGTTAAGGAAGTGCAGTTTGGGTTGTTCTCCCCAGAAGAAGTTCGTGGGATTAGTGTAGCAAAGATTAGATTTCCAGAAACAATGGACGAAACTCAAACAAGAGCCAAAATCGGTGGGCTAAATGATCCAAGACTAGGTTCCATTGATCGTAATTTGAAATGTCAAACCTGTCAAGAGGGTATGAACGAATGTCCCGGTCATTTTGGTCATATTGATTTAGCTAAACCTGTTTTCCATGTTGGGTTCATCGCCAAGATTAAGAAAGTTTGTGAGTCCGTTTGTATGCATTGTGGTAAGTTACTATTGGATGAACATAATGAACAGATGAGACAAGCAATGGCCATTAAAGATTCTAAAAAAAGATTCAATGCTGTGTGGACTTTATGTAAAACTAAAATGATTTGTGAAACAGATGTTCCATCCGATGATGATCCAACAACACTGATATCAAGAGGTGGTTGTGGTAATGCTCAACCCTCTATCCGTAAGGATGGTTTGAAATTAGTGGGTAGTTGgaaaaaagagaaaaataCTAGCGATGGTGATGAACCTGAACAAAGAGTTTTAAGCACTGAAgagattttgaatattttcaaacatATTTCACCGGAAGATTCTACAAGAATGGGATTTAGCGAAGAGTTTGCTCGTCCAGAATGGATGATCTTATGTGTCTTACCAGTGCCTCCACCACCTGTTCGTCCATCTATTTCCTTTAATGAATCTCAAAGAGGTGAAGATGATTTAACATTTAAACTGGCTGATATTTTGAAGGCGAATATTAGTTTAGAAACTTTAGAACACAATGGTGCCCCTCATCACGCAATTGAAGAAGCCGAAAGTCTGCTTCAATTTCATGTTGCAACATATATGGATAATGATATTGCAGGTCAGCCACAAGCTCTTCAAAAATCTGGTCGTCCGGTTAAATCTATCCGTGCTCGTTTAAAGGGTAAGGAAGGTCGTATTAGAGGTAATTTGATGGGGAAGCGTGTTGATTTCTCTGCAAGAACAGTCATTTCAGGTGACCCTAACCTAGAATTAGATCAAGTTGGTGTACCAAAATCTATCGCAAGGACTCTTACGTACCCGGAGGTTGTTACTCCATATAATATTGATCGTCTAACACAACTAGTCCGTAATGGCCCTAATGAACATCCTGGTGCCAAATATGTTATTCGTGACAACGGGGATCGTATTGACTTAAGATATAGCAAAAGAGCGGGTGATATACAACTACAATATGGCTGGAAAGTTGAACGTCATATTATGGACGATGATCCTGTTCTGTTTAACCGTCAACCTTCTTTACATAAAATGTCCATGATGGCTCACAGAGTCAAAGTTATTCCATATTCTACATTTAGATTAAATCTGTCTGTCACTTCCCCATATAATGCGGATTTCGATGGTGATGAAATGAATTTACATGTTCCACAATCGGAAGAAACAAGAGCAGAATTATCTCAGTTATGCGCAGTTCCACTTCAAATTGTTTCAGCTCAATCAAATAAACCTTGTATGGGTATTGTGCAAGATACTTTATGTGGGATTCGTAAACTTACATTAAGAGATACTTTTATTGAGTTTGATCAAGTGTTAAACATGTTATACTGGGTTCCTGATTGGGATGGGGTCATTCCAACACCAGCTGTCCTGAAACCAAAACCATTATGGACGGGTAAACAAGTTTTATCTGCCGCCATTCCAAAGGGTATTCATTTGCAACGTTTCGATGAAGGAACAACTTTATTATCACCCAAAGACAATGGTATGTTGGTCATTGATGGTCAAATCATATTTGGGGTTGTTGATAAGAAGACAGTTGGTTCATCAAGTGGTGGGCTGATTCATGTTGTCACAAGAGAAAAGGGTCCTACTATTTGCGCGAGATTATTTGgtaatattcaaaaaattgtCAATTTCTGGCTTCTACACAATGGGTTTTCCACAGGTATTGGTGATACAATTGCCGATGGACAAACTATTAAGGAAATCACTGAAACTATCGCTGAAGCTAAGAAGAAGGTTGAAGATGTTACCAAAGAAGCTCAAGCAAATTTACTAACGGCTAAGCATGGTATGACACTTCGTGAgtcttttgaagataacGTTGTTCGTTTCCTAAATGAAGCAAGAGATAAAGCTGGTCGTTTAGCCGAAGTTAATCTAAATGATCTAAATAATGTGAAACAGATGGTTAGCGCTGGTTCCAAGGGTTCCTTTATTAATATTGCTCAAATGTCTGCTTGTGTCGGTCAACAATCTGTTGAAGGTAAACGTATTGGGTTTGGGTTCGTTGATCGTACCCTACCCCATTTCTCTAAAGATGATTACTCACCAGAATCCAAGGGTTTTGTGGAGAATTCTTACTTGAGAGGTTTGACACCACAAGAGTTTTTCTTCCATGCTATGGGTGGTCGTGAAGGTCTTATCGATACTGCTGTGAAGACAGCTGAAACAGGTTATATTCAACGTCGTCTAGTTAAAGCTCTGGAGGATATCATGGTACATTATGATGGTACAACGAGAAACTCTTTGGGTAATGTTATTCAATTCATATATGGTGAAGATGGTATTGATGCTGCTCATATCGAAAAGCAAACTTTAGACACCATAGGTGGCTCAGATGTTGCCTTCGAGAGAAGATATAGAATTGATCTGTTGAACCCTGAACATTCATTGGACCCAACATTACTTGAATCTGGATCCGAAATTGCCGGTGACTTAAAATTACAAGCTCTTTTGGACGAAGAATACAAACAATTAGTCGAGGACCGTAGATTTTtaagagaaatatttgttgaCGGTGAATCAAATTGGCCACTTCCTGTTAATATCAGACGTATCATCCAAAATGCACAACAAACTTTCAGAATTGATCATTCAAAACCATCAGATCTAACGATCCGTGATATAGTATTTGGTatcaaagaattacaaGAGCATTTGCTAGTTTTACGTGGTAAGagtgaaattattgaaaaggcTCAAAGTGATGCTATTACactattttgttgtttagTTCGTTCGCGTTTGGCCACTCGTAGAATTCTACAAGAATACAAACTAACGAAGCAAGCTTTCCAATGGGTGTTAAATAATGTGGAATCACAATTTTTACGGTCCGTCGTTCATCCTGGTGAAATGGTTGGTGTTTTAGCTGCGCAATCCATCGGGGAACCTGCAACACAAATGACATTGAATACTTTCCATTTTGCTGGTGTGGCTTCTAAAAAAGTTACTTCCGGTGTTCCTCGTTTAAAGGAAATTTTAAACGTTGctaaaaatatgaaaacTCCATCCTTGACAGTTTATTTAAAGGATGGTTATTCATCTGACCAAGAGAAGGCAAAGTTTATCAGATCTGCTATCGAACATACCACTTTGAAGAGTATTACTGTTGCATCTGAAATTTACTACGATCCTGATCCACGTTCTACAGTCATTcctgaagatgatgaaattattcaattacATTTCTCGTtaatggatgatgaaacgGAGCAATCGTTAGATAGACAATCTCCATGGTTATTGCGTTTAGAATTAGATCGTGCCGCCATGAACGATAAAGATTTAACTATGGGTCAAGTTGGTGaaagaataaaagaaaCCTTTAAGAATGATTTGTTCGTTATCTGGTCTGAAGATAATGCTGAGAAATTAATTATTCGTTGTCGTGTTGTTCGTCCGAAGTCGTTGGATGCCGAAACTGAAGCCGAAGAAGATCAtatgttgaagaagatcgAAAACACCATGcttgaaaatattacacTACGTGGTGTTGAAAACATTGAACGTGTGGTTATGATGAAATATGACCGTAAAGTACCTAGTGCTACTGGTGAATATGAGAAGGTACCAGAATGGGTGTTAGAAACTGATGGTGTCAATTTATCGGAAGTTATGACTGTTCCGGGCATTGATGCTACAAGAATATACACAAACTCTTTCATAGATATCATGGAGGTTCTTGGTATTGAAGCTGGTCGTGCGGCCCTATACAGAGAAGTCTATAACGTCATTGCATCTGATGGTTCGTACGTTAATTACCGTCACATGGCATTATTGGTTGACGTCATGACAACTCAAGGTGGACTAACTTCTGTTACTCGTCATGGTTTTAACAGAGCTTCGACAGGTGCGTTGATGAGATgttcttttgaagaaactgtTGAAATTCTATTCGAAGCAGGTGCATCGGCTGAATTGGATGATTGTCGTGGTGTCTCTGAAAATGTGCTATTGGGCCAAATGGCTCCTATTGGTACAGGTGCGTTTGATGTCATGATTGATGAAGAGTCTCTAGTGAAGTACATGCCAGAGCAAAAGATAACGGAGCTAGAAGACGAACAGGATGGTGGTGCTACTCCATATAGTAATGAAAGTGGGTTGGTTAACACTGAAATTGATGTCAAGGATGAAATGATGTTCTCACCATTAGTCGATTCGGGTACAACTGAAGCCATGGATGGAGGATTTACTGAATATGGTGGTGTATCATCTCCATTCGGTGCTTATGGTGATGGTCCATCATCGCCTGGGTTTGGTGATGTTTCATCACCTGGATTCTCTCCTACATCTCCAGCCTACTCGCCAACATCCCCAAGCTATAGCCCAACATCTCCATCATATTCTCCTACATCTCCATCATACTCGCCAACATCTCCATCATACTCACCAACATCACCAAGTTATAGTCCAACATCACCCTCCTACTCTCCTACATCTCCAAGCTACAGTCCTACATCTCCATCGTATTCACCAACCTCACCTTCATATTCCCCAACCTCTCCAAGTTATAGCCCTACATCTCCAAGCTACAGTCCAACTTCTCCATCTTATTCACCAACTTCACCTTCATATTCTCCAACATCACCAAGTTATAGCCCTACTTCGCCAAGTTATAGCCCAACATCACCATCATATTCCCCCACATCCCCAAGCTATAGTCCAACTTCTCCATCCTATTCTCCAACTTCACCCACATACAGCCCTACTTCTCCTTCATACTCTCCCAATGCTGGTAACTACAGTCCAGGATCACCTGCTAACTCACCCAACGAAGAGGAGAAGAAAGATAAGAATAAGAACGAAGATTCTTCATAA